The window tGGATCATGATGatctactttttttaatatatttgaaggaaaaaaaattcttcattgAACTCTTTTTTCTAGGAAGAATCTACTagcattaaaattgattttttttgtgaaccGGATATAATCAATcaaaccctttttctttttttattagtattttttgatgaatttgttttttctctcaacatccagaaactaaaacataaaaaaaatttaagattaaaatataaaattttaaaataacaagatgAAATAATGCATAAATCAGGACTTCAAGAACCCAGCCAAAGTTTTCCAATATAACCtacaagaaagataaaaaagaaaagatcgAACATTGAAGGCAACGTGGGACTCTTCTACCAACCCTGAGCACTCTTCACACTGTTATTAACCTAACTTGACTAAAAGATATCATGTTATCGTCTAAATCTTTATTGGATTCTTGCTTAAACCTAAATATTTGGTGCACCTAACCTTTTTTTTCACTGAAAAAATCCAGTTTTTCCATGCTTATCCTGTTTTGTTTACGgtgattttcaattaaaaatgtgttaaaataatttttttatttttaatattaatatattaaaattataaaacattacTTAAATTCATGTCTGAAGCATTCTATTTCTCATTAGAATCAATATATTTGTaagaattattttcttcttttcggTTTCTTTTTCCTACAGTCCCTTTCCTTGTGCTTTCCACGAGATTCTTAGTTTAGTGGGAGATCTTTTAATGGCCTTTCTTTTGAATATCTTCTTTCTTGCACTTTACTCGtacctcttttttattttcactaacCGAATTGTCTTCACAAAAATGCAGTATTCTTTCCCTCCATTCAGCCTTGCAATGATTGTTCTTCAGCGAATTTATGAGCTGAGTATAGTAAACGAAGGCCAAGGCCATCCAGCCTGGGCCATGGAAGAAAATGGGCTAGAGAAGTTGAAGAATTGAAGCAAGGCAAGCTCTTAATAACTGGATTTTATGCCAGTGAATAAAAGAAATGTATTCAGATTCCAGGTTagataaattatgaataatATACCCAGTCTGTCATGAAAAATACCTACTAATCCATGCAAATCAACTCATTTACAGTAAGGATATGGTTTCTGAACTTAACTCCCACAAGGAACCTATATACATTCATGCACATGCAAAATCTCTAACTCCACACTTAAACTTGTAGCaagcaagaaaattaacttGGTATTCCCAGTAAGGATATAACCATGCAGTAGAATCTTTAGTATGCCATCTtcactttctttctctctccatcAACAGCTTATTTGcctgatgattttgatattttacaagGTACTAATCCATGTATAAATCCTTCAACGTTTCCTCTATAAGATCTCCCATGATGAGACACTCTATCTCTCCTCCGAAATTATTTACCTCGTCATCTATCAAGCCAGACCAAGGACTGGATTCTAAATACTTGCTCACCATATTATCTAGAGAGTAGAAGGATTTGTCGTTGAAAGGGTATAAATTCTCACGGATGATCTCCCACACAGAATCCAATAATTTCCTTCCGTGTAAATGTGGCAGCATGGACCAATCGATGACCTTTCTTCTGAATCTAGACATGGTCACAGGTGGTCCAAGTACAGTTGAAAGCGCCTCATTCGACAAATCAAATAACATTCTGTGATCTGCCTTCGTCTCATTGTGATGCGTTGCGGTAGCTCCCTCATCCATGGCCAACAATTTTTTACAAGATTTTTCAACGTCTTCAAACACTGAATTGCTGATAGGCTTTCCAAATGGGTCCCATCTCAATAAACGTTTATCAGATGATCCATCATAGAAACCAGAAGCAATAAGCAAATCTCTTACGTAAGCTTCTGCTTTGTCCTCTAGATCATCTAGTTTGAACTCGTTGCTCTCATGTTCAATTGTTGTCTCTTCAGGTTTAACGGACCCAAGTTGATTTAGTTGCCGCCGCAGCTCTGCAGAATCAACAGGATAAAAGAAGCTATCAGAAAATAACTTCTTCATATTTTCAATGGAAGGGCCTTGTATTAGTAGAGTCTTGGTTTTCAGAATAATATTTCAAGTTGTTCAAAATGCTGAGAGTTTGATATGAACTAGAAGAACTACGTTTTATGATATAACCATAAAAAGCCAGAAATTAGAGGAAAACGGACCCTTAAGAGAACATGGATACCATGACCAGTCATCAAGATTCATGGCATGGTCACTTAGCCAGAAAATGAGCATGCGATGATAGAGAAGTTCCTTAAACTAGATTACCTAGGGACCCTTTCCCTCCATATCTTGTAGCGTATGAAAAATAATAGATCATCTAAAATCGGCAAACATGGGCCAAATTCATTGAGGctgacttttcttttttacttttcaccCAAACACTAGCcttgaaatcaataaaaatattaaaagcatGGCAACAGGCATGTTATAGGCATCACCAAGAGGAAACAAGTGTTTCCATACCATTCAGATTAGAACTGATCTCCTTAAAAACTTGTGGCATGGCATCATCTTCTCCCATAGTCATATCAGGTGTTGATGCTGGGCTGAGGTAATCTGTTGCCCTCCAGAACTCTTCTTGAGCACTACTACACACAGATGCAGGGCTTGGAGGCACCTCAGTCGAGTTTTCCTAGGAGCAAAATTCAATGATAAGCTGATTAGACAACAGAAGTGGACAGAATATGaaccttttctttcatttattgtACTGGAGGGAAAGAAAATAGTACCATTATGTTTCTCTCGCCAAAGTTCCTAATAACTGTTGGCCCGTTCATGATATCCTTTACAAGCTCCTGTTCAGCATTATGTGATTCCATCATTGATTGGATCTTCTTGCCAAACAGCCTACCCCTAAGAGAGAAGCTGTATCTGAAACtggaaaccttttcttttatgttaaatctttctttcttccgTTTCTTCAACTCCAAGGTCACATTTTCAAGGGATTCATGCTTCCTCCTGATATGGGCACCGGTTAAAATGTGTCGGTCCTCAAGAAGAAGCTTCCCAAAAGATGTTCCTGGCACAGGAGCTGACAAAGACCTAATTAGGTTCCTTGGAGATAATCTGTGGTGAGGTGCTCCATTTTCATCCCCATGCCTGAATGATCTAGTTTGCATTTCTTGTTCATCTTTCATGATTTCCCAATAGTTCGGCTCGTTTCCAGCTTTCAATGAATCTCCCACATGCTTTAGTCTGGCCCTTTCATTTTCCAATAGAGATGATCCAGAAATGCCACTGATAACTATGGGATCATCTAGATGTGTCTCTCTCCTTAGAACATTCCTCAATCTCTCTGACAAGAATCTTCTAGTATCTCTGTTGATGAACTCAGGAGAACCTGGCTCATTAAACTGAATTTCACTTCTATACGATCTTGTTGATTCTGATCTGAGCAAACTCATCCCAAGGTCCCGAGTTACACTATCCCTGACTTGCTTTGCTATATGCTTAGCAATTTGTTTTGGATCTGATGGCCTTTCACTAAAGGGGGTTTCAATTCCACTTCCTCTGACCACAGAACTCCTTCTTTGAGTTTTCCCTTGCAATTCACATTTCAGCCGTTCTTTTACCTCCTCAAGGAAATCTTCAATGCTACCTCTGTCCTCAAAAGTTCCTGAGGAACTAGTCCAGGACTCATCGTGGTCACAAATCCTATCAGGACCAGGCTTCAAGATCACTATCCGTGTCTGAGCAGAAGAGTTATCCAGTTTCTCATCATAATTTATCAAGGAGTGCTCGGTGTTTCTACTTACAGTTCTGTTTCTTGCGGGAAAAAAATCCTCCTGTTCATCTGGAAATAGTTCCACTTTATGTCTAGGATGTTGTAACCCACTTCTTTCATGTGACCTTGCTTTTGATGTAAGACCCTTGGGTTCTGCATGCCTCTCGCTTGCTGGTATCCTGGAATCTACATCAAGtgccatttttttcttgttgatgtTTTCTTGAACAAGTAACTGACCGGGAGTGCTGTCATGTTCAACTACCTTAGAATATTCCTTAAACCTAGCAGTTTGCCATGCTTCAaattcctttttaaaattttgtagtTCCTCCTCTTGAGGATGCTCTCGAGGGCTCGGTTTCCCTAACTTTTGGCCTTTACTCCATCTATAAGCATCTTGCTCTTTAACATCATAAAGTGAATCAAGTTCCATCTGCCTATAAGTATTTGAGTTGGAAGAGAGATGAGCAGCTGATCTTCTTtcattcttctccttttttgaGATCTTGGTTTCTGTGATTGCTTTCTTGTTATCAATCGTCTGAACTGCAGATTTCGTTTCTAGTGGCAACATGTCCACCCCCATCAGTCGGGCAACAATGCTTGGTGCATTTTTCTTTGCACTTGATTGCTGGGAAATTTCCTCATTAATCAATCTCTTCATTGAAGCCTCAATTGGATAACAATTCTTTTGAGACCAGTTTTCTTCGACCTCATAAGAGTACTGAAACTTACAGCAAAGATTAAGTGAATATGTAgacaaagaaaacaatatttatctGAAATACAAACAAGACAGTGAGAATTCTTAGAAGAACATGGCAGATTGGAAATAGACACTCTCTGTAAAATATCCTGTGTTAGGAGAGTGAGTATGAGTAGGCTGATATCATATAaatgaagacagtttcaagcgAAACTCCAAATTGGGGTCATTTCCTGAAACTCAGAAATGATTCAATCCTGAACCTCAAGATCTCccattaaattataattttcaatccacCAGAATGCAAACCATATTTCCATATCAAATGTAAAACACTGTTATGGTATACAAATGCAGAAGCGTAGGCTTGAACAGAAACTCTCGTGATAATGTTAGAAGATATGCTAGGCGTGTGATGAAGAAAATTTACCTGTGCATCTCCTGCAGCACAGCAGCTCTGAGAAGATTCTACTTGCAGCTCCAAGCTATTTCGGGGAGCTTCCAGTCCTGTAGATCAGTTTGATCAAGTCAGTTTATTGAAGGAAATACAGATTCAGCAAGTTACAAAAGAATAGCAGTCAATCTCTCATCTATTTGTGAGAGAGATGCTTTAATTTCATCATGGAGAAATGTGAAAGTTCACCACCCACCGGTGCCAAATTGACCATAcctcatttaacattaaaaaagcaGATCAACCCCTCAATACAGGCTAGCAATTCAGGAACAGGCATATCAACGGGGTAATAGAGTCTGCTAATATTTCCTACAAAtgaatgaatattaaaattccAATTTAGTCTTGATGCGTACCACCTGAGCATCTTTCATCAGCTTAGACTATGTGGAT is drawn from Populus nigra chromosome 5, ddPopNigr1.1, whole genome shotgun sequence and contains these coding sequences:
- the LOC133694762 gene encoding uncharacterized protein LOC133694762 gives rise to the protein MGGFLHLFDFNQDSMARKILAHKRHVDGLEAPRNSLELQVESSQSCCAAGDAQYSYEVEENWSQKNCYPIEASMKRLINEEISQQSSAKKNAPSIVARLMGVDMLPLETKSAVQTIDNKKAITETKISKKEKNERRSAAHLSSNSNTYRQMELDSLYDVKEQDAYRWSKGQKLGKPSPREHPQEEELQNFKKEFEAWQTARFKEYSKVVEHDSTPGQLLVQENINKKKMALDVDSRIPASERHAEPKGLTSKARSHERSGLQHPRHKVELFPDEQEDFFPARNRTVSRNTEHSLINYDEKLDNSSAQTRIVILKPGPDRICDHDESWTSSSGTFEDRGSIEDFLEEVKERLKCELQGKTQRRSSVVRGSGIETPFSERPSDPKQIAKHIAKQVRDSVTRDLGMSLLRSESTRSYRSEIQFNEPGSPEFINRDTRRFLSERLRNVLRRETHLDDPIVISGISGSSLLENERARLKHVGDSLKAGNEPNYWEIMKDEQEMQTRSFRHGDENGAPHHRLSPRNLIRSLSAPVPGTSFGKLLLEDRHILTGAHIRRKHESLENVTLELKKRKKERFNIKEKVSSFRYSFSLRGRLFGKKIQSMMESHNAEQELVKDIMNGPTVIRNFGERNIMENSTEVPPSPASVCSSAQEEFWRATDYLSPASTPDMTMGEDDAMPQVFKEISSNLNELRRQLNQLGSVKPEETTIEHESNEFKLDDLEDKAEAYVRDLLIASGFYDGSSDKRLLRWDPFGKPISNSVFEDVEKSCKKLLAMDEGATATHHNETKADHRMLFDLSNEALSTVLGPPVTMSRFRRKVIDWSMLPHLHGRKLLDSVWEIIRENLYPFNDKSFYSLDNMVSKYLESSPWSGLIDDEVNNFGGEIECLIMGDLIEETLKDLYMD